DNA sequence from the Desulfovibrio subterraneus genome:
TGTCCAGCCTGAGAAATAAGGTTGACTTTACAGGGTTTTGTATGCGTTTTGGCTGTGGTGGCTGATGGGTTTATTTGTTGTCTGAAACAGAGTAATAAAGGATCGTTTATGAATGAGGTAAACAAGGAAAATACAACTCTGAGAACCTATATCGTCTCATTTATTGCGGCAGTTGTCGGAGTCTTATTGATTGTGTGGGGAGAAAATTTGGCTTCAGGCCATACTGTAATTAAGCCGATATTGAATAATATTGGATCTATTGTTTTGGCAACAGCTCTGCTGGCAACGATATGGGAGCTGTTCGTTAAGCGGAGTTTTGTTTGTGAAATTATTGATATGATGAGATCGGATTATAGTGTTATCGAATCTGGTATAGAGATGATAACTCTTGATTTTAGTGAAATAATCTGGGGTAATTATCTTAAAAATAACAAATCGTTAGATATTTATTTTGCATATGGTAGGACTTGGAGGAATCATAACGCTACTTATCTTAATGATATGTCTAAAGTGAATGGCGCTGCGGTCAGGGTTATTCTCCCAGATGTTTCTGATGAGCTTTTGATTTCAAGTATGGCAAGTAGATTTGGGTATAGTGTTGAAAGGTTGAAGGGTGAAATTGAAGATGCTGTAAAAGATTTCCGTGAAATATTTCAACAAAATGGAGAAAATGTAAGTTTGAAAATATATTTATGCAAAAAAAATCCTGTTTACAGTATGTATATATTTGATAATAAGGCAATATTTTCAATGTATAAGCATAGCAGGGGGAGAGGTGGTGTCCCAACTTTTGTATTAAACAATCAAGGGAAGTTGTTTAATTTTTTGAGATGTGAATTTGATAGTTTGATTGCAGATGAAGATATTACCAGAGAAATATAGATTGGAGGTAAAAGGTATGAATATTGATGATGTGCAATTACTAAATAATGATATTCCATATAGCGTATATGAGATGGCTGTTTCCTCTCGTGTGGTTTCTATTGATATAGAGACGACTGGGTTGGATTGGAATGTTGACAAGATGGCGACATGTCAAATTTGTATACCAAATAAATTTATTGGTATTGTAAGGGTTGATGATGATAATATTGGCAATAATTTGATTAATATTATTAATAACAGTGGAATTGCTAAAATATTTCATTATGCTGTGTTTGATTTGAGGTTCTTCGTAAATAAATGGGCTGCTGAACCTTCAAATATAATATGTACGAAAATATGCTCTAAAATTGTGTCCCCAGATGAGAAGGATCACAGTCTTAAGGGGTTATTGAAAAAATATTTAAATGTTGAAATTGATAAAACGCAGAGATTGTCTGATTGGACGATTAGTCTTAATGAAGAACAGATTGAATACGCTGTGAAAGATGTGTTGTATTTGTATGATCTTTACAAGTCTCTTGATGTTAATTTGGAAAATCTTGGGAGGAGAGGGTTGGCAAGAGCAGCATTTGAGTTTGTTCCAACTCGGGTTGTCCTTGATATTATTGGGAGTGGAGATGTTATGTCATATTAGTGACTTTGTTTTGTTTGATTCAGCGGCAGCGCAGGGGCAATAATTCGCCAAGATAGATGCCTTGCTCTGTCACGCGTGCACGGTGGGGATAGACCTCCACTCCCGCATCAAGGGCCTGCCAGAAGAGTTCTGCATAGGCCGGGTCTATGAAATCCGCAGGGCCGAAGCAGTTGCCGTCCGCGCGCTGCACCAGATAGAAGAACGCCGCGCGGAATCCCTTTTCCACCAGCCCCATCATTTCCCGCAGGTGCTTCTGGCCGCGCTCGGTGGCCGCATCGGGAAAGCATGCCACGTCATCTTCCACCATTGTCACGTTCTTGCATTCAATCCACAGGGGTGGGCGGTCTGCGTTATCGCTGTCCAGCCGTGCATCCAGACGGCTGTCGCCGTACTTTGCCTCGCGCCGAAGTACGGTGTAGCCGTCTGCCCATGGCAGCTTGCCGGCATGAAAGGCGGCTTCGAGCAATCTGTTGGGCGTCATGGTGTTCACCCCCACCCAGAAGTCGCCCGCAAAGTCGGGCATGCGCACCGCCTCGTGCGTCCACTTGAGTTTGCGGTCGGGGTTGGCCGCAGGCGAGGCCAGAACCTGCATGCCGGGACGCAGCAGGCCGAGCATGGAGCCTGAATTGTTGGAGTGTACCCACACCGATGCATCGTTGTGCACGATTTCAACGCTGAAGCGCTTGACGCGGCGCACAAAAGAGCCGGTGATGCAGCCTGACGGAAAGGGAATGAGAGGAAGTTCGTTCACGGTATATCCTGTGTATTCGCGCTATTGGAACGGCGACCAGTTTGGCTGATCTTTATGCAGGCTTTCAGGTGTTTACAGATGTTGACCAAATTGATAATTCGCGTGAAGCCAACGTCGGTCAATCCAACTGAGAAAGGGGACCCTGCAATGAACATTTCTGACAGATTAAAGCAGCTGAAGCCGTCGGCAACCCTTGCCGTGAATGCCAAGGCATTGGAGCTGAAGGCTCAGGGCAAGGAAATTGTCAGCCTTGCCGTCGGCGAGCCCGACTTTCCCACTCCGGAGCACGTGCGTGAAGCATGCAAGAAGGCCATCGACGAAGGCTTTACCCGTTACGCCGCCGTTCCCGGCCTGCCCGATTTGCGCGAGGCCGTAGCCGCATATTTCAACACCTTCTACGGTGCTCTTGCCGCACCGGAGCATACCATGGTGACCAACGGCGGCAAGCAGGCACTGTACAACCTTTTTCAGGCATTGCTCAACCCCGGAGACGAAGTTCTCATTCCCGGTCCCTACTGGGTGAGCTACCCGCCCATGGTGCAGCTGGCAGAAGGCGTGCCGGTGGTGGTGCCCGCATCCGCCGACGCGGCTTTCAAGGTAACGGTGGAGCAGCTGGAGGCCGCCTGTACCGACAAGACCCGCGTGCTGCTGCTGAACTCGCCCTCTAACCCCACGGGCGCAGCCTACGACAAGG
Encoded proteins:
- the sfsA gene encoding DNA/RNA nuclease SfsA, which codes for MNELPLIPFPSGCITGSFVRRVKRFSVEIVHNDASVWVHSNNSGSMLGLLRPGMQVLASPAANPDRKLKWTHEAVRMPDFAGDFWVGVNTMTPNRLLEAAFHAGKLPWADGYTVLRREAKYGDSRLDARLDSDNADRPPLWIECKNVTMVEDDVACFPDAATERGQKHLREMMGLVEKGFRAAFFYLVQRADGNCFGPADFIDPAYAELFWQALDAGVEVYPHRARVTEQGIYLGELLPLRCR